One window of Camelina sativa cultivar DH55 chromosome 4, Cs, whole genome shotgun sequence genomic DNA carries:
- the LOC109132621 gene encoding MATH domain and coiled-coil domain-containing protein At2g42465-like, which translates to MDVLLSLIETLRKPPQSFSNDDVKKALRNLKELTEAGFRLDWLKEKLKEVAWKRKNATDDGSRVKEMEEHINSLELTLWNLKVELNKEKAKSAAPAKLLPFDDIV; encoded by the coding sequence ATGGATGTCCTCCTCAGCCTCATCGAGACACTGCGTAAGCCTCCACAGAGCTTTTCGAATGATGACGTAAAAAAGGCTTTGCGCAATTTGAAAGAGCTAACGGAAGCAGGCTTCAGGCTAGATTGGTTAAAGGAAAAGCTCAAGGAAGTGGCCTGGAAGAGGAAGAATGCAACTGATGATGGTTCTCGGGTCAAAGAAATGGAAGAACACATCAACAGTCTGGAGCTGACTTTGTGGAATCTCAAAGTTGAACTGAACAAGGAGAAGGCTAAATCTGCTGCTCCTGCTAAACTCTTGCCGTTTGACGACATTGTTTGA
- the LOC104782754 gene encoding LOB domain-containing protein 17-like: MTGSGSPCGACKFLRRKCIKGCVFAPYFCHEQGASHFAAIHQVFGASNASKLLSHLPLEDRREAATTIYYEAQARREDPIYGCVSHIFSLQQQVVNLQTQLEILKQQATQSMMARDSPSIENSNCYRDNKPQHLQKPQDLHLRRHHHHTTSNYQNGSLETEQYSDLKNIMTSCYHQNQTGTRSFIGAGGDNTAASYYYNSSSGCSEEINSTIREFSKYSELDQHLNTFNQHRHGGGGNDLLSASFEYTP; this comes from the exons ATGACGGGCTCTGGCTCTCCTTGTGGAGCTTGCAAGTTCTTAAGAAGGAAATGTATAAAAGGATGTGTGTTTGCCCCATACTTTTGCCATGAACAAGGAGCTTCACATTTTGCAGCCATTCACCAAGTGTTTGGTGCCAGCAATGCTTCTAAATTGCTCTCTCATCTTCCCCTCGAAGATCGACGCGAAGCCGCTACTACAATCTATTATGAAGCTCAAGCTCGCCGTGAAGACCCCATCTATGGCTGCGTTTCTCATATCTTTTCCCTTCAACAACAA GTTGTGAACCTACAAACACAGCTAGAGATTCTAAAGCAACAAGCAACACAAAGCATGATGGCTAGAGATTCTCCATCCATAGAAAACTCTAATTGCTATCGAGATAATAAGCCTCAACATCTTCAAAAACCTCAAGATCTCCAtcttcgtcgtcatcatcatcataccaCTTCGAATTATCAAAATGGAAGTTTGGAAACGGAGCAATACTCTGATCTAAAGAATATCATGACGTCATGCTACCACCAGAACCAAACCGGGACGAGGTCATTCATCGGAGCTGGTGGAGATAACACGGCAGCGAGTTACTACTACAACTCCTCAAGTGGCTGCAGTGAAGAAATTAACTCTACCATCCGTGAATTTTCCAAATATTCTGAATTGGATCAACATTTGAACACTTTTAATCAACATCGTCATGGCGGTGGCGGCAATGATCTACTGTCCGCGAGTTTTGAGTACACCCCGTAG
- the LOC104782752 gene encoding LOB domain-containing protein 16, with the protein MASSGSGTTAGSGSPCGACKFLRRKCASDCIFAPYFSSEQGAARFAAIHKVFGASNVSKLLLNVPIHDRCEAVVTIAYEAQARLHDPVYGCVSHIFALQQQMAYLQAQVMQMKAQIAGHQMSAAGDLRNSSESTNQFMTWQQISGSPIGSAYSTPYNDHHPYYGHVNPNNPVSPQSSLEESFSNTSSDVTTTANVRETHQTGGSVYGHDGLGFHEGYPNKKRSVSYCSSDLGELQALALRMMKN; encoded by the exons ATGGCATCTTCTGGTAGCGGTACAACGGCGGGATCAGGTTCACCATGCGGTGCATGCAAGTTCCTGAGGAGGAAGTGTGCATCCGATTGTATATTTGCACCGTACTTCTCATCGGAACAAGGAGCAGCAAGATTTGCAGCTATTCACAAGGTGTTTGGAGCAAGCAACGTTTCTAAGCTCTTGCTTAATGTTCCAATCCATGATCGATGTGAAGCTGTTGTCACCATCGCCTACGAAGCTCAGGCTCGTCTTCATGACCCTGTTTATGGCTGTGTCTCTCATATTTTCGCCCTTCAACAACAG ATGGCTTACTTGCAAGCGCAAGTCATGCAAATGAAGGCACAGATCGCTGGCCACCAGATGTCAGCCGCCGGAGATCTAAGAAACAGCTCGGAGAGTACTAACCAGTTTATGACGTGGCAACAAATTAGTGGCTCTCCGATCGGTAGTGCATACTCAACACCGTATAACGATCATCATCCTTACTACGGTCATGTAAACCCTAATAATCCGGTCTCGCCTCAGAGCTCGCTAGAAGAATCTTTCAGCAACACGAGCAGTGACGTCACCACAACAGCTAATGTGCGAGAGACTCATCAAACCGGAGGAAGCGTATACGGTCACGATGGTTTAGGTTTTCACGAAGGGTATCCTAACAAGAAGAGATCAGTGAGTTATTGTAGTAGCGATTTAGGTGAGCTTCAGGCTTTGGCTCTTAGAATGATGAAGAACTAA
- the LOC104782755 gene encoding sn1-specific diacylglycerol lipase beta-like, with product MASRALNRRLWNLFVEGSPFKKRRGLYQGVVYNVIKRFQSHLSESGKVEKELEEQGQGEEKRTPSRASSKSGLEDIRRFEPGVDSDGSGDEDTGDGKWKLDLAWLTKALEPAMQLRRWALPTGEKSPPGTRSLSEIIASIQRSKLGIEGWTLGDLTIGLYLIYLRQASLSPFEDVKGVEVVSESTVYDLIYNAELAKGCYRDSVTGLAKNTMLRENNILKFVKDSSVMRPGYYIGVDHRRKLVVFGIRGTHTIYDLITDIVSSSDEEVTFEGYSTHFGTAESARWFLNHELQTIRRCLEKYEGYKLRLVGHSLGGAIASLMAIMLRKMPREELGFDAEIISAVGYATPPCVSKDLAENCSEFVTTIVMQDDIIPRLSTASLARLRNEILQTDWTSVIEKEEWKSVLDLVTNAKQVVTSVQDVARKVSDYANFGNKKELPEIPSSKNNQSESLISETTTKDIVKVPEELYVPGAVYYLMRNLRGNPKSAGGKQVEYFSLWKRDPGQHFQRILLSGNFITDHKCDSHYYALRDVLKGFPSFIDESIFKKRCK from the exons ATGGCTAGCAGAGCATTGAACCGGCGTCTATGGAACTTAT TTGTAGAAGGTTCACCGTTCAAGAAGAGACGTGGATTATATCAAGGAGTTGTTTACAATGTTATCAAACGATTTCAGTCGCATCTATCAGAATCAGGCAAGGTAGAGAAGGAGTTAGAAGAACAGGGAcagggagaagagaagagaacacCTAGTAGAGCTTCTTCGAAGTCTGGATTAGAGGATATAAGACGGTTTGAACCAGGAGTCGACAGTGATGGCTCTGGTGATGAAGATACAGGTGATGGGAAGTGGAAACTGGACCTAGCTTGGCTCACAAAAGCACTTGAGCCAGCTATGCAATTGCGTAGATGGGCTCTTCCAACAG GAGAGAAGTCACCGCCTGGTACTCGATCTCTGTCTGAGATCATTGCTAGTATTCAGAGGAGTAAGCTCGGGATTGAAGGTTGGACTCTTGGTGATCTTACAATTGGTCTCTATCTTATATATCTTAGACAAGCATCCTTGTCTCCATTTGAGGACGTCAAGGGTGTAGAAGTTGTTTCAGAGTCTACA GTTTATGATCTCATATACAATGCCGAGTTAGCTAAAGGTTGTTACAGAGATAGTGTGACTGGTCTTGCTAAGAACACAATGCTTCGCGAGAATAACATTCTTAAATTTGTGAAAGATTCAAGTGTTATGAGGCCTGGTTATTACATAGGAGTTGATCATCGAAGGAAGCTCGTTGTTTTTGGAATACGTGGGACACATACAATTTATGATCTTATCACTGACATTGTCTCTTCAAGCGATGAAGAGGTCACTTTTGAAGGCTACTCAACACATTTTGGAACCGCTGAGTCTGCACGATGGTTCCTTAACCACGAACTGCAAACTATAAGAAGATGCTTAGAGAAATATGAG GGATACAAGCTAAGGCTTGTTGGCCATTCTCTCGGTGGAGCTATAGCTTCGCTAATGGCGATAATGCTCAGGAAAATGCCAAGGGAAGAATTGGGATTTGATGCTGAAATTATTTCAGCCGTTGGGTATGCAACACCTCCTTGTGTTTCCAAAGACCTTGCAGAGAACTGCTCTGAGTTTGTAACAACTATTGTAATGCAG GATGATATTATACCTAGACTAAGTACAGCTTCTCTAGCGagattgaggaatgagatcCTTCAGACAGATTG GACGAGTGTTATCGAGAAGGAAGAATGGAAGAGCGTACTAGATTTGGTTACAAACGCTAAACAAGTTGTCACCTCTGTGCAAGACGTAGCTCGAAAAGTTTCTGATTATGCCAACTTCGGAAACAAGAAAGAACTTCCTG AAATCCCATCATCCAAGAACAACCAGTCTGAATCTTTGATCTCCGAAACTACCACTAAAGATATTGTTAAAGTGCCAGAGGAGTTATATGTACCGGGGGCGGTTTACTATCTAATGAGGAACCTAAGAGGAAACCCGAAAAGCGCAGGAGGAAAACAAGTAGAGTACTTTAGTCTATGGAAGAGAGATCCAGGACAACATTTTCAGAGGATACTTCTTTCAGGTAATTTCATTACAGACCATAAATGTGATAGCCATTACTACGCTCTGCGAGATGTGCTGAAAGGATTTCCCAGTTTCATCGACGAAAGCATCTTCAAGAAGAGATGCAAATGA
- the LOC104782756 gene encoding MATH domain and coiled-coil domain-containing protein At2g42475-like, whose protein sequence is MGNQMQKISDARNQKQTSFTFEIDNFSEKKAEISSPLFGCGGCEWYVTVHPMGDHCCDHLAVYMNVARTKSFGTEWKRRVSYRFVLLNQSGKELQTFGTPSNVPIYRV, encoded by the exons ATGGGGAATCAAATGCAGAAGATCTCAG ATGCGAGGAATCAAAAGCAGACGAGTTTCACGTTTGAGATAGATAACTTCTCGGAGAAGAAAGCTGAGATATCGTCTCCTTTATTCGGATGCGGCGGATGCGAatg gTATGTTACCGTTCATCCCATGGGAGACCATTGCTGTGATCACTTGGCTGTGTACATGAATGTTGCCAGAACTAAATCATTTGGAACTGAATGGAAAAGGAGAGTTAGTTATCgctttgttttgttgaatcaGTCGGGCAAAGAGCTCCAGACATTTGGAACACCTAGTAATGTTCCTATCTATCGTGTTTGA